The genomic region GTTCCCGATGGAAACGCCAGTGCTAATACTGAGCAGTTTACGGCAGTCTTTGTGTACTGTTAATCGACTACCATACCCAATACCAGGCTCTCGTTCATCTATTCGAACACCCTCCACAACTAAGTCCTCCATTCCAGCGAAAAGAGACTTACATACAATTAGTATCATCCTATCATCATATTCATCATGGTCTTCTCTGAAAGTTTGAGTCAACCTTCAAATTGTTAAATTGTTTTTGGTTATGTCAGTTTAAAGATCCGTAATCACACTTCTCTTAGTTTCACTATGCAACACATGGTATAATCAGATCTCCGGCTCTCTATCCTGACCCAAGAGGCTCCTTTAAGAGGATCTTATCTTCTTGTAGGCCGTCAGACCGTATTCAGAGCTGCCGGAGAAAGTCTTTGCTTCATAACTTCTTTGTTCTTTTAATCAATTCCAAATAATCTGACACATCCTACGTGCAACTATGCTAATGGCAGTATTGGCCTTTTTACCTCGTTCTCTATGGTGCCTATAAAGAGATCCCAAATAACTATCACAGCCAACTGCTACCCAGGCTGCTTCAATCATGGCCCAACGCATCCACTTATTACATCCCTGAAGCATCTTCCCATGATATACTTGACCAACAGATGCTTTAGTTGTAGCAACCAGTCCAGCATAAGCACATAGCTTGGCACTATTAGGAAATCGTTCTATATCCT from Verrucomicrobiota bacterium harbors:
- a CDS encoding IS110 family transposase, coding for MQLLLSTPGLGRILASVVAAEIEDIERFPNSAKLCAYAGLVATTKASVGQVYHGKMLQGCNKWMRWAMIEAAWVAVGCDSYLGSLYRHHRERGKKANTAISIVARRMCQIIWN